The window TGTACGAACTTCCCAAATCTTCTGCACCAGTTCAATAAGTTATTTTCACGTTTACTGAACTGCATTATATAGCCAAGGTGTTTTTGTTATATGCGTGTTTGCAGTGTGGTTGTCTTACTGGAGCCTTGGTGCTATTGGCGTAAGGCAGTGGCGTTGCCAGTATCTCACGGTCCCCACCGCTGGACCCCACCCCGGTGAAGGAGTAGGAGCCTCGGATGTATGGATGACTGCCCCACGAGGAGCGCAGGACACGCCGGGGCTTTGGAATGTCAGGGTTCCCTGTGGATGGAcgagcagaagagagagagacacggggaACGTGGGCGTCAATACAGACTGCGGAGGGACCAAACCTAGCGACAAGCATTGGACAGTGTggtgtctaaaaaaaaaaatccagtgccTGATAGAATCCAGCCAGTGCAAACTAAGAGCGCGGCGACCGTCAGTTGAGGCCTCGTACTGGGACGTCCCATCTGTCAAAACTAATCAACCTGTGACCCTCAGTGAGCAGAGAGGCACCAGTGAGTCTATATGTAATCAAACCACAGCTGCGGGGATTAAACCACAATGACCTCAATGAGGAGTGAGCGTGTATGCGACGTACAGCCTGCATCCATAGGTCCTCTGACCTCAGGACGAAGGGACCGTCACTGTTTCTGTGCTCGCACTGTGACCCGTTTCTGGGCAACTACGGAGTACGATGTATTACAACCTcttcaaaaggaaagaaaaaaatctgatttgaaataatattacaagaaataagtcattttcattcattttaagagAATTAAGTCATAATTTTTTGagagaatatctttttttttacaaaatttcAACAAAATTATGACTtcattcttgtaatattattccttttcccctcattaaattacaactttattctcataatatttaaaaaattttgtCATTGAATTGGGACTTTATTCgtgtaatattatgacttgATTCTCAAACTctgaattttgttttcttgaataTGATCCTAATACTCTGTCGTAACTATGTATCAAAAAACTCAAGTTATTCATTTGTGGGCACAAGTTATCATTTTATGTGCACAAGATAAAAAATTATCTTGTGTTCTTGTGCACACAAGATAAATACTTTACCGCCACAAGATTAATAAAATATCACCTTCCAGGTCTTAGGTTTCTCTGTGTCAAGTATTAGTCTCGGAATTTTCTCTCTACATATTCCTaatctactgtaaaaaaaaaaaaaaaggtaaaggtAAATAAACCTTTAgtcatgttattttttcttgCCGTTTACATTTCATGATGCTATCACCTTAAAGCAGGTtcctgagggaaaaaaacgagATGATGTGCTTTTCGATAACTAGCGGTAACAACACTGAGTAAAAGAAAGGACGGTCCCTTTATCTAACACGCGGTCACTCCTTTtgctcagttttgtttttgtggcgtGACACCAGACCAGTGAGCCGCTGCTCActggacacaaaaacagacacctGAGTCATCCAGCTGTATTATCTGTCAGCCTTTTCTCGTGAAAAAGCCACTTACGTCAGCTGAAGCTTATGTCATTTCCTCTAACCGACACACAATGACCCATGGTGGGTTCATGGATCATGTGAGTCACTCACTGAACTAACAGGCTCACTCTCAGTCAACTTGGCCTATTGTGTTAGCTCGAGATTACTGATTCTTACCTAAAGCTTAACTAGAATAGTTAAGATGGCAGTTGGTCTTTTCAGTTTCCTGCCAGAAGCTGACACAAAATACATCAGAGTTACACAGAAAGTTGTTTTATTGTAAGTTGTTTAAGAGTATTTTATCCTTGAGAAATCATTGTTTAGATGATGATTAAATAAAAGAGAGGTAACGTATATATAGATTTAGATATTAACCTAGAAAACCCACAAAAGCTTCTTGAACAGAACGCACTGTATGATGGGGAACCACCGTGTAAAGCAatatttccttgtgtgtgtgaacgcccCTGACCTGTAAAGCGCCTCAGCAGCTCAGTGCAGGTCTCAGCGACTGTTTCATCATCGCAGCGCTCCATGTGCAGCGCCTCTTGCCCACAGATCCAGCCGCTCAGCATGTAGCCGTAGCGCTCGGGCGGGTAGAGGACGTCAAAGCAGCAGATCTTCTTGTACCACAGCTCCTCGGGGTAGACCAGCTGTTCGAGCTGAGCCTCATCCTCCCACACAAACTGGATACTGTTGCACTCGGGGCTCCAGAACGGCTCTTCGAACTCCAAGAATATCTTATCGGTGGTGCTGATGCCCAGCTTCTCGATGGCGAGCACCTTGTCCTCTGGCAGAGACGGGGAGAACATGGCTTTGTGGTTCTGCTTCAGTACGCCCAGAGATGCTGTCACGATCACGTGGTCGGCCATGATCCACTCCTCATCTTCGCACTCCACGCAAATGGGGCGACCCAGTATCGGCGGGTCCTGGTCAGGCTGGCAGGTGaggttgttttcattgtggTTGTTGTCTTGGTTGGTGTCGCTGCTGCTGGCGATCACCTCCTGATGCTGGGCCGAGTAGTTCCAGTGGATGCAGCGGACCGGTTTGCCAAGGCTGATGGTGCAGGAGGGGATGTCCTTGGCCAGGACCTCCACAATCTTCATGAAACCTTCTGGAATGACATAATGTGCACCGGGGATCTCTGTCCACTCACCGAACTCACTCAGAGACACCTCATCCATACTGGGAGAGCTGCTTTCACAACTCTCCacctgaaacagaagaacatttcaacaaagaCAATCAGACCTGTTACATCTCTTAGTGAGTGTTTTGCTGCCTGGTAAACATTGCACTTGGAACAACAGAAAGTGCAACGCTGGATATTTATCTGTGGATATCTATGGAAAATAGTTATGATGAAGTAAATATGAGGTAAATCACTATTTAATTAGCATTAACACCTTGAGGTACTGTTGAAGCATGGACAGTTTGAGCTTCTTGATGGTCTCAGAATCATCAGGATCCAGCATGATCCTCTTGCGCACCACGTCTCGAGTAAAGATGCCAACGCTGTTCTGGCTTTCAGCGCAAACTGGCTTCCCGTTCTGGAAGAACTCCTGAGTCAGCTCGTACACCTAAAGCAGTGGGTGATATGTGAGAGACGTGGTCAATCTGAAGCAAAAAGAATAAGGAAGGATGTAAACAAAGTAGAAGACGgcaaaagaggaaagagaaaccAGTTTAGTTCAGTTCAGAGCGTTTCAATGTGTGAAATTGTAAACTCTACTTTTAGCATGATGGAGAGACGCCTACAAATAACTAGAAATAATCCACCCCGTGGTCGAATGTCTTCGCCAACCAATCCAGACGTGTCCGGGCTCATGTTTTCATAATTCTTGGTGTTACAGTGACCTTAACCTTTGACCACTGAACTCTACGACTGGTGTTTGTGCCAGTCGTAATGCTGTACCCTTCTGGCGTTCCtgagatctattttttttacaagaatgGAATGGACATGAGGACAaatagaaatacataaaaacatacagACAGATGATGGACTGACAACCAAAAACACAGCCGTGTGATCTTGATCTTTGAAcaaatctaatcagttcatctttaGAGTCCCAGTGAACCTTTGGACTAAATGTGAAGAAATGTCCGACGGGAAAATTGACTTTgggtttggtgtgaacacagcaacacagaATTTATGGTCAGGTTATCGAAAATGAAGGCGCATCAGCATCATGAGTCATCTCCACGTGACGCCAACTATGGCGATCATCCAGGTGAATagggagacaagagaggaacaTGTTCCTCCTCATTCCACAGTTTGTCAGGTCACTATATCCTGGAGATGGAAGCTTGGAGTCTTTCCAATTCGAGTCAACTTTCATTTATACACCCCATAGTAGCAGATTTCCACAGCGTAGGTGGGGGTTCACACGgtgcaaacagaaaagaagaagatgtaCATGGGATTAGAGAAAACTCAATgtcttctgtgtgttctgtacCTTCCCCTCTGCAACCGCTTTACCAGATGTGACCCACTTATATGACAacaagagcagagagcagagaagtgGGCCGACAAAATCGAAAATTCCTTGTTAAAATCAGCATGCTCCGGTGGTCCGAAGGCTGAAGGTATGTTTAATAGGGCTGTCACAGATATAAACAGAGGATTGGTGAAGGGACTAAGGAAGAAATCCACCCCTTAACATATTGTTATCCCATTTTGTATCTTCCTAAGAAGCTTTTCGGTTGGAAAATCGTATTTTTCCACACAGTCTGACAGAGTCATATATATTCTGTAGCAGCTTGTTACAACTCTGTTACGGCGGTGGCCGTTCCCCCGGCAGATTCCCATTTACATCTACTAGGGCACGAAATTGTGATTTcatgtgtgcgcctgtgtgcgcctgtgtgtgcgtgtgtgtgtcctctaaCCTCGTTGTACAGGTCACTGAACTCCTCCACCAGGTCCTTGGGGATCCTCTTCCCGACATTGGTCTGGTAGTGAGACACACCGTTCTTGGTGTACAGGCTGATCCGTCCCACGCTCCTCTCCCCATCTGTGGTGTGGTCCAGCAGCCCGTTGTCCTCTGCCAGGTGGTACACTGGGTTCCCATTGGCGCCATGGATCCAGGTGGCTCCAAGCTCCAAAGTTGCTTGTCCtacgagaaaaaagaaaaaagaaaaaaaggtgagatCAGTGGAAGTTGGAAGAAAACTGGATCGCTTTGACTCCTGTGTGGCTTTGAAGGAAACTCTATCTAAAGACTTAACAAAGGTACAAACAAAGTTCCGTTTTAGATGATTGAACAGAAGAAGGTCAATTCAATTAAGTTGCTGGAGTTACTGAAGCCCACAGGAATACCATtaatcatattatattttattaaggatgatgacatcacacagttaatttatttaataaaaaacgtAACGTAACGACAGAATTGGCATTTAACATCTCTTTGATTATGAAATGTCTACGCACACAAAGAAGCATTCACGTAACCAACCTTTTTTCACAAGCCTACAGTATCAGCAGCACGGGAAGATGCTGATCCCAAATTGTTTATCACTGCCAGTTGGAGCAGTTTGTTCTGATGGAAATCAAAGGCAGACAAATGTACATTCTGCACTTCTtcactttgtgacaaaatgTACCAACGTCACTTGAACAGATCAATTAAATAGCACTATTGTTTTCTCTTGTATCTGGACATGCAGATAAAGGGACGATTGAGTGAATGAATGGTTGCCTGATTTGACAGTTTTCAATTTTCCCGTAAACATGAGGCATTTACCAATTCATGATAATGTGACTCCAGAAAAGAGGCCAGCGTGCTGTACTTTGATATGAAAGAGCACCACTTAAGATTAGATAATACGATGTCTGCAAATTTGTTACACCAACTTCAGATGTGTCACTGGACTATTTCTACTGGGCGTGTGGTGTAGCACTTCATGATTTAGCCAGAATCCAATTGTAAGTTTTTGCAAAATGAGGAATGAATGCACAGAGTTGTACCAAATACATGTGTTGCAATTGGTTGAGTCGATAACATGTCTTTGTGCTGAGCTGCCTGCAGCCCTGCTACAGTGTCAGTCATTCTGTGAAAAGGCTCACATTCACAGTGAGTTTAAAGGAAACATCGGGGGTCAACGGGCACACGTCCTCTCACCGTGCTCACGGCTGTGAACTCGCCCGCCGATGTGGTCTGACGCCTCTAGAACAGTGACATCTGTGAAGCCGTTTTTCAGTAGGACCTTAGTTGCTGCAAGGCCGGCCAAGCCAGCGCCAATCACTACTATTCGAGGCTGTCGATGAGTACGCAGGCCGCTACTAAGAGGATCATCAGTGCTGTCTGACGAAATTTCACAACTTTGCATGCCGTCCAAGCTGCTCTTCGATGGAGTCTGGGGGACAAATCAAAGACAAGGGCCCAGAGTCAAATCATGGCACGTTCAATAATgagggaaatagaaaaaaatcaacttaTTTTCTCAGCTTAATTTACCTATAAATGACATGAATAATACGTTCAATAACAATATACCTTGGAAAAAGCCACTCATTGCACAAATCAGATCAAGATTTACATTTGATTATCGTCCCCCAGTGGGTAATTGCTTCTCTTCGCCGATGCAGTTTGGCAAgattttataaataataataacaacaatgtacaaatgaataaaataaatgattgatgattaataactaaataaatattagttattatcatttcagctttttttttttttaatctttttgttGTAGTGGTCCTGCTCAAGGACAGTAAAATTAAGAGTGAGGAAGAATACACTAGTGACCTTGCTAATCCAGTGCACAAGGCTGCTCTGAACGTATGGGAAGCTGTGTGCCAGAACGACACATCCGGCGTCTGTTCAGTCAGCGTTCCTGTTAGCCCGATCGAGAAATATGCAAACAAGCAATACTGTGACATAGAAGAAGCGTAATGATAAAACTGTTGTGGTGGCTTTTATTATGAAATTTATGGAGCTATATCAGGGCCACGTGTTTTGTTAATgcgaaaaaaatattttcaactgaAAGTTCACGTTTTGATCTTgaactttgaaaaaataaaactgtgttcaaaagaaaaataagtgtaGGAAACGTTTcttcaaatcaatttttttttgagtcaaCTCCGGAATTCTTTTGAAAGAATCGTTATCTTTcaatttttcactttcaaaatatttttgatatttgtggtctttttatgttttcagattcaaatctcattttttctgtgttgaatcaaattttcacatttcacccttttttcactttcagatcttttttttcggGTTTAGGTCAATGTTTTTCAGTTCAGACTTTTGGCACAAATGTGGTGTCACCTGAAAGGGCGTTGCATCATGTAGGAGAGTATAACTAGGAAGGTTGAGAATGTTCGTCGATGGCGTGGCCTTCAGGAAACGTAGGTACTTCAAGAAGTACAGCTGATATGCACCCTTATTACGtgattgtcatttaaaaaactgatgCCAGTGACAATGTTGCACTTAGCAAGCTGTGTTAGACTGGGCTCGGTACTAATCAGCAGTATAAAATTACAATGCCAATTTGTGCAGTTAAACAGCCAAACCACCACGGAGACAACCTGCTGGCACCAGCACTCACAAGAGCATGTTAAAACACTGCGAACGTTTCTTACCTGAGTGCTGGTGCCAGCGGTTTGTCTTGGTGGAGCAGACGCCATAGCTAGTGTCTACTCGTCGTTCACAGTCGTGCGGGAAAGTGGGAAACGGCAAAACTAAAGGTATAATTGGTTATACTTCTTGCAGTACCTACTTTTCCTGAAGCCAATGTGATCGAGGAACGTCCCCATCCTTCTTTATTATGCTCTCAGCCATGATACCACGCCCCTTCAGGTGAAACCACGCCCCCACGCCACATTTGTGCAAAAAGTCTGAACTGTAAAAAATCGACCTGAAACCgaaaaaaagatctgaaagtgaaaaaaagggtGCAATGTGAAAATTTGATTCgacactgaaaaaaagtgatttgaatctgaaaacataaacatatttttttcacattaacaaAACATATGGCCCTGATTTGGCTCCATAGAAATTAGTCTGTTTTCCCTGTCTTgacatgcataaaaaaaaaactatagcaAAAGTGATATCCTGCTGTTACACGCATATGCACACATGGATAAATATGCAAACTCCCCGCTCTGTTACCACAGCAGCACAcggacacagagcagaggataCGGTTCACACTCAAGTCCGCACACCAAGAATTCAGTGGATGAAAATATCCAAATCATGTTTGactcatgtattttttttgtcattcatccTCCTTTGATTGGTCAgaaaaagtacaagtacacacagtTTGTACACTATTAATATGTAACCTTTTTATTGTCTCACAGGATATTGGTCCTATTCACTTGGTTTTAACTTTGAGCTTCAATGTTGACATCTGAGCAACTGTGTTGCAATCAAATTGTCAACCCTGAAAATTCAGTTGGATGAATCACCTGCCCGACAAGTGCTGACAAAGGCAGtcgcagagaaaagaaaggataCTGTTTGTGTcagctgaaacaaaaacaaagactatGAAGAGAAGGAGATATTTTGTACATGCTTTTCTGTAAATCTCTGAAACATCTGGTTTCAAATCAACCACTGACTGACCTCCAGCGCAGATGTGGGTTAAACCTTCTAATCTGGTCGTTTCTACATGCGACACATGACCTGACTTCGTGACCCTTGTCCGACCACGCAGGGATTTCCTGAACAGGTGTTTCTATTAGAAGTGCCATACTGTTTATATTTCAGTTGCTATCAGCATATTATTTCTGGGTGTATTAGGCCACTGTGGACAATGCCGTCAATGATTGAGCAAG is drawn from Scophthalmus maximus strain ysfricsl-2021 chromosome 8, ASM2237912v1, whole genome shotgun sequence and contains these coding sequences:
- the smox gene encoding spermine oxidase isoform X2 — encoded protein: MQSCEISSDSTDDPLSSGLRTHRQPRIVVIGAGLAGLAATKVLLKNGFTDVTVLEASDHIGGRVHSREHGQATLELGATWIHGANGNPVYHLAEDNGLLDHTTDGERSVGRISLYTKNGVSHYQTNVGKRIPKDLVEEFSDLYNEVYELTQEFFQNGKPVCAESQNSVGIFTRDVVRKRIMLDPDDSETIKKLKLSMLQQYLKVESCESSSPSMDEVSLSEFGEWTEIPGAHYVIPEGFMKIVEVLAKDIPSCTISLGKPVRCIHWNYSAQHQEVIASSSDTNQDNNHNENNLTCQPDQDPPILGRPICVECEDEEWIMADHVIVTASLGVLKQNHKAMFSPSLPEDKVLAIEKLGISTTDKIFLEFEEPFWSPECNSIQFVWEDEAQLEQLVYPEELWYKKICCFDVLYPPERYGYMLSGWICGQEALHMERCDDETVAETCTELLRRFTGNPDIPKPRRVLRSSWGSHPYIRGSYSFTGVGSSGGDREILATPLPYANSTKAPPLQVLFAGEATHRKYYSTTHGALLSGQREATHLVEMYQDLHRAQTTKPNM
- the smox gene encoding spermine oxidase isoform X1 — its product is MSGLCPPPRQTTQHFFNTPSKSSLDGMQSCEISSDSTDDPLSSGLRTHRQPRIVVIGAGLAGLAATKVLLKNGFTDVTVLEASDHIGGRVHSREHGQATLELGATWIHGANGNPVYHLAEDNGLLDHTTDGERSVGRISLYTKNGVSHYQTNVGKRIPKDLVEEFSDLYNEVYELTQEFFQNGKPVCAESQNSVGIFTRDVVRKRIMLDPDDSETIKKLKLSMLQQYLKVESCESSSPSMDEVSLSEFGEWTEIPGAHYVIPEGFMKIVEVLAKDIPSCTISLGKPVRCIHWNYSAQHQEVIASSSDTNQDNNHNENNLTCQPDQDPPILGRPICVECEDEEWIMADHVIVTASLGVLKQNHKAMFSPSLPEDKVLAIEKLGISTTDKIFLEFEEPFWSPECNSIQFVWEDEAQLEQLVYPEELWYKKICCFDVLYPPERYGYMLSGWICGQEALHMERCDDETVAETCTELLRRFTGNPDIPKPRRVLRSSWGSHPYIRGSYSFTGVGSSGGDREILATPLPYANSTKAPPLQVLFAGEATHRKYYSTTHGALLSGQREATHLVEMYQDLHRAQTTKPNM